The genomic region GGAGCAGTCGTTATCGATAACGGGCGGATTATTGCGGCGGGCTGCTATCTGCCGCTTACCAAGCAAGAGGATATCAACAAGAGCTTTGGGACACGGCACCGTGCGGCGCTTGGTATTGCCGAAGAAACCGATGCGGTTGTGCTCATCGTGTCCGAAGAATCGGGGGCAATCAGCCTCGCGTACGATTCAAAGCTGTATTACGACCTTACCACGGACAATATCGAATCGGAGCTGACCTATCTGCTCAAAGTCAAGGCAAAGACCCAAAACATCGAGACATCCGAAGGAAGCGCTTCATGAATATAAAACAAATATTACTCCGGCTTACCGAAAATTGGCCGGCTAAAATTATCTGTCTTGTCTTTGCCGTTTTCCTTTCGGAATTTTATCGCGGAACTCTATTGGATAAACGATATCTCATTGTACCGCTTACGATTGAAAATAACGGCCTCCTCACACCTGCGGAACAATATCCCGCAAAGATAAAGGTTAGCATTTGGGGCGATGCAATCGGAATCGGTTCCATCGATGAAAATGATATTATTGCTTTTATCAATATATCCGATTTTAAAACCGAAGGGACGTATCGAATACCGATCAAAACTCGGTTGGCGGGGACGGTAACGCCGCTCGGCAATATGGAAATTAGTACGGAACCGGCAATTTTAACGCTTCGATTGGCGACAAGTATACGCAAACAGGTGCCCGTTACGCTTTCTTTAAAAGGGATCCCAGCCGACGGATATGAGGTAACCGAAAGTTCGCTGGAACCGGCAGCTGTTGAAATTGAATGTCCTGCCGAACTCGTTGAAAAAATCAACGAACTTGTGACTGAGCCGCTTTCGATAGAAGCGCGTACGAGCGGTTTTTCGGGAACAGCCGCCATCATCAACAACAACCCGTTAATTTCTATCGTCGGTAAGGCACAGGTACAACATACGGTAAAAAATAAACGAAACAACTATCCAAAAAAAATTTGATAACATCCCTCTTTATTTTGAAAAACAAAACAAAGGACTATCGATAACTGCTGATACAAAAACCGGTAGCTTGGAAGTACAGGGACCAAAAAAACTGCTGGAAACATGGAGCCCTTCCGAAAATATATTAACAGTGTCGTGTGAAAGTATTACCGAGCGGGGGTGTGTATACGCTGCCTGTTTTTCCGGTATTATCGACAGAATATTCAAAACTGCATGTACTGCAAGTAAGTCCTAAATCGGTGCAGGTAACAGCGGAATTTCCGGAGGTATCGGAAGGGGATGAAATGCATAGATGATTGTCGGTTTCGGAATAGATGCCGTTGCTATCAGTCGTATACGGCGGTGGATGGAAGATGAAGGACTGCTTGCTCGCTTTTTTCATCCGCAAGAATTGAGGGAAACTAAAAGTAGAGGCTTGACCGCTGCCTACTCTTTGGCAGCCCGCTTTGCCGCGAAAGAAGCGTATGGAAAAGCGCTCGGTACAGGATTAAAAGGGATAACACTAAAAAATATTCTCGTTACCAATAATCCGAACGGAAAACCTGAATTGACACTCTTAGGAGATGCAGCAACGCCATTCAAGCGTATCTGCGGTACCCGTATCCATCTTTCACTGACCCATGAAAGTAATATGGCTATTGCAGCTGTAATATTGGAAAGTTAGTAGTCAGACACGGGGAACGCCAAAAAAGCAACCGACTATTGAGATATTCCCGAATACCCGGTATGTTTACAAGGAGATCTGTAGTATGAAACGTGAAGAAGATCAGCAAAGCAAAAAAGAAGTAGCTATTTCTTATTATTCCAAGGATCAGATTGAATGTCCCGTATGCGGGGCAAAGTTTAAACGAGAAGAAATGTATTCCGGTGGCGGCCGCGTTATCGCCGGTGATTTAACGGAGGAATTGCGCCGCTTATATGAACCGTCGGCGAAATACGGAGAGGTCTATCCACTTATCTACAGTATGACCGTTTGTCCGCAATGTTTATACACAGGATTTACCCAGGACTTTAGAGTTATTGAAAAGCCGATTGCCGAAAGATTACTCGAAGCTATGAATGAGCGCTACAGTGCGGTAAAAGGTCTTTTTGGGTATATTGATTTTAATACTGCCAGAACACTTCATGCAGGAGCGGCGTCCTATTATCTGGCCTTACTCTGCTACGACCATTTCGATTCAAAATATTCTCCTACTATTAAGCAGGCAATATGTGCGCTTCGCGCCGCGTGGCTCTTTTCAACGCTCGGAGAAAAAGAACCGGAGGAGAATTACACCTATATTTCAAAACTCTTTTATCAGAAAGCGCTGTTCTTATATCGACGAGCGCTTGAATTGGAAACAACCGGTAAAGAGATGATAGCAGGTTTAAAATCCTTCGGGCCTGATGTAGATAAAAATTATGGGTACGACGGCGTTATTTATCTGGGAGCATTATTGGAGTACCGGTACGGTCAGAGGCAAGATGCCGAAACGCGGCTAAAACGGCTTGAAATGCATAAAATCGCGTTGGCAAAACTATTCGGCCTCGGAAAATCCTCCAAAGCTAAGCCCGGCCCTATTTTGGAACATGCCCGCACTCTCTATGATGCATTAAAACTCGAATTAAAAGAAACCGATGACGACGACTGATCCCGATCCGGCTATCCCGCAACGGAATATTCTGCTCCGTATTTCATACGACGGAACACATTTCCACGGATGGCAGAAACAGCTGCGGCACGGACAAGAATCGTTCCGCACCGTGCAGGGCGAAATAGAGCAGGCATTGGCGCTGCTACATAAGCACCCCGTCGAGCTTTTCGGTTCGGGGAGAACCGATGCGGGCGTCCATGCGTGCGGGCAGGCTGCTCATTTTTTTACCGATATAGCGCGGATTAAACCGGAAAGTTTTATTCCGGCGCTCAATTCCGCACTGCCCAAGGATGTCCGGATTATGGAAGCAGTTCACGTTTCCGATAACCTGCATGCCCGTTTCAGTGCCCGATCCCGTACATACCGGTATTTCATCCATTGTGGGAAAACCGCTTTTGCGCATCAATTACCCTATTGCTGGCACATACGGCGAGAACCGAATATTAACCTGCTCAACAAGATGGCAAGCGTCCTATCAGGCGAGTTGGATTGTACGACGTTCTCTGCCGCAGGCGATCAAAGTAAAAGTAAATCGCGCTATATCTATAGTGCTCATTTTTTTACCGATCGGGAGTTTCTGGTGTTTGAAATTTCCGCCAATGCCTTTTTGTGGCGCATGGTACGCTCGATAACCGGTACTTTACTGCACTATGAGCAGCAGAACGGCACAAAAGAGGATTTTGAGGCTGTGCTTCGCTCAAAAGACCGCCGGAATGCGGGAGAAACCGCTCCTCCGCAAGGGCTTTTTTTGTGGTCGATTGAGTATCCGCAAAATTTACTGACACCACTGGCGGAAGCCGTGATAATCGGATAAAAGTACATTCTGAAATACCATTTGCCGTTAGCCTTTTGAAATAGACGGCACAGA from Treponema vincentii harbors:
- the truA gene encoding tRNA pseudouridine(38-40) synthase TruA; translation: MTTTDPDPAIPQRNILLRISYDGTHFHGWQKQLRHGQESFRTVQGEIEQALALLHKHPVELFGSGRTDAGVHACGQAAHFFTDIARIKPESFIPALNSALPKDVRIMEAVHVSDNLHARFSARSRTYRYFIHCGKTAFAHQLPYCWHIRREPNINLLNKMASVLSGELDCTTFSAAGDQSKSKSRYIYSAHFFTDREFLVFEISANAFLWRMVRSITGTLLHYEQQNGTKEDFEAVLRSKDRRNAGETAPPQGLFLWSIEYPQNLLTPLAEAVIIG
- a CDS encoding DUF2225 domain-containing protein; this encodes MKREEDQQSKKEVAISYYSKDQIECPVCGAKFKREEMYSGGGRVIAGDLTEELRRLYEPSAKYGEVYPLIYSMTVCPQCLYTGFTQDFRVIEKPIAERLLEAMNERYSAVKGLFGYIDFNTARTLHAGAASYYLALLCYDHFDSKYSPTIKQAICALRAAWLFSTLGEKEPEENYTYISKLFYQKALFLYRRALELETTGKEMIAGLKSFGPDVDKNYGYDGVIYLGALLEYRYGQRQDAETRLKRLEMHKIALAKLFGLGKSSKAKPGPILEHARTLYDALKLELKETDDDD
- a CDS encoding YbbR-like domain-containing protein, translating into MNIKQILLRLTENWPAKIICLVFAVFLSEFYRGTLLDKRYLIVPLTIENNGLLTPAEQYPAKIKVSIWGDAIGIGSIDENDIIAFINISDFKTEGTYRIPIKTRLAGTVTPLGNMEISTEPAILTLRLATSIRKQVPVTLSLKGIPADGYEVTESSLEPAAVEIECPAELVEKINELVTEPLSIEARTSGFSGTAAIINNNPLISIVGKAQVQHTVKNKRNNYPKKI
- the acpS gene encoding holo-ACP synthase → MIVGFGIDAVAISRIRRWMEDEGLLARFFHPQELRETKSRGLTAAYSLAARFAAKEAYGKALGTGLKGITLKNILVTNNPNGKPELTLLGDAATPFKRICGTRIHLSLTHESNMAIAAVILES